A section of the Candidatus Aminicenantes bacterium genome encodes:
- the purF gene encoding amidophosphoribosyltransferase → MCGVIGLWVNDRAFPYLHQGLMGIQHRGQDSAGIVTYDGRFHTKKGNGQVRDIFREEHVDRLTGGIGIGHTRYPTVGGGRGEDAQPFQLNSPFGIIMAHNGNVVNYAELRKTLYKTHRRLLNSDNDVESILNIFAQSLEEQNVEALTPEHIFEAVRRVYRTVVGSYSVVAYIGEQGMVAFRDPFGIKPLVWSVRTGAGKPEYAFASETVSLSLMGFKEMRDVAAGQAIFIDRDRKAHVAQLADKPHSPCLFEWVYFARPDSFIDDANVYRVRIRLGQLLAEDIRRAGLHIDVVVPVPDSSRDAAIEIARSLDLPYREALVKNRYIGRTFIMPDQAKRKHSVRLKLNTIASEFKDKDILLVDDSIVRGTTSQAIVEMVRECGAKHVYFAVTSPPLRHPCVYGIDMQTRTEFLARDRNLDQIAEFLDADRVIYQTLDNLKKAVGMENPALTQFCAACFDGNYVTGDVTAEMLQQIEDERKASGASQLPLPVG, encoded by the coding sequence ATGTGCGGCGTCATCGGGCTCTGGGTCAACGACCGTGCTTTTCCCTACCTCCATCAGGGTTTGATGGGCATTCAGCACCGCGGCCAGGATTCCGCCGGCATCGTCACTTATGACGGGCGCTTCCACACCAAAAAGGGCAACGGCCAGGTGCGCGACATCTTTCGGGAGGAGCACGTAGATCGCTTGACCGGTGGCATCGGCATCGGCCACACTCGCTATCCGACGGTCGGCGGCGGCCGCGGCGAGGACGCCCAGCCCTTTCAGCTGAATTCCCCTTTTGGCATCATCATGGCCCACAACGGCAACGTGGTGAACTACGCCGAGTTGCGGAAGACGCTCTATAAAACTCACCGCCGCCTGCTCAACTCTGACAACGACGTCGAGAGCATCCTCAACATCTTCGCCCAGTCGCTGGAGGAGCAGAACGTCGAAGCCCTGACGCCCGAGCACATCTTCGAGGCCGTCCGGCGCGTCTACCGGACCGTCGTCGGCAGCTATTCCGTCGTCGCCTACATCGGTGAACAGGGCATGGTCGCCTTCCGCGACCCGTTCGGCATCAAGCCCCTGGTCTGGTCCGTGCGCACCGGCGCGGGCAAACCCGAATACGCCTTCGCCTCGGAGACGGTTTCGCTGAGCCTGATGGGCTTCAAGGAGATGCGCGACGTCGCCGCCGGGCAAGCCATCTTCATCGACCGCGACCGCAAGGCCCACGTGGCCCAATTGGCCGACAAGCCCCATTCGCCCTGCCTGTTCGAGTGGGTCTATTTCGCCCGTCCGGATTCGTTCATCGACGACGCCAACGTCTACCGCGTCCGCATCCGCCTGGGCCAGCTCCTGGCCGAGGACATCCGCCGGGCCGGCCTGCACATCGACGTCGTCGTGCCCGTGCCGGATTCCTCGCGCGACGCGGCCATCGAGATCGCCCGTTCGCTGGACCTGCCCTACCGCGAGGCCCTGGTCAAGAACCGCTACATCGGCCGCACCTTCATCATGCCCGACCAGGCCAAGCGCAAGCACAGCGTCCGGCTCAAGCTGAACACGATCGCCAGCGAGTTCAAGGATAAAGACATCCTGTTGGTCGACGACAGCATCGTCCGCGGCACGACATCTCAGGCCATCGTCGAGATGGTCCGCGAGTGCGGGGCCAAGCACGTTTATTTCGCCGTGACTTCGCCGCCGCTTCGCCATCCCTGCGTCTACGGCATCGACATGCAGACCCGGACCGAGTTCCTGGCCCGCGACCGCAATCTAGACCAGATTGCAGAGTTTCTCGATGCCGACCGGGTCATCTACCAGACGCTCGACAACCTGAAGAAGGCGGTCGGGATGGAGAACCCGGCCCTGACCCAGTTCTGCGCCGCCTGCTTCGACGGGAATTACGTCACGGGCGACGTAACGGCGGAGATGCTGCAGCAGATCGAAGACGAACGCAAGGCCAGCGGCGCCAGCCAGCTGCCCCTGCCTGTCGGATAG